Proteins co-encoded in one Actinomadura luteofluorescens genomic window:
- a CDS encoding DUF4913 domain-containing protein, translated as MSHPESHPDTPRTNDQRLKPLYPDVTAWVTQHFVPMYRRTLGGEFRWCAEWWRHGEAISRLTALWFSWEAMRLQGATGMALWYRDHLDHQIPVLLGPRGPFYQCTENEHLAPHQARIIPVPAWWLGVDQDDLAAADA; from the coding sequence ATGTCTCACCCCGAGTCCCACCCCGACACGCCACGCACGAACGACCAGCGTCTCAAGCCGCTGTATCCGGATGTCACCGCCTGGGTGACCCAGCACTTCGTCCCGATGTACCGGCGTACCCTCGGCGGCGAATTCCGCTGGTGCGCCGAATGGTGGCGGCACGGCGAAGCCATCTCACGCCTCACCGCCCTGTGGTTCTCCTGGGAGGCGATGCGGCTCCAGGGCGCCACCGGCATGGCCCTGTGGTACCGCGACCACCTCGACCACCAGATCCCCGTCTTGCTGGGACCGCGCGGCCCCTTCTACCAGTGCACCGAGAACGAGCATCTGGCCCCGCACCAGGCACGCATCATCCCGGTCCCCGCCTGGTGGCTGGGCGTCGACCAGGACGACCTCGCCGCGGCGGACGCATGA
- a CDS encoding type IV secretory system conjugative DNA transfer family protein, which translates to MTRALGPRASLWHSNAGAGWLVLAACWTPIVVLWVVWIAAKVCAVATGGTVMPFGSDFAVALTKGQTDTTWPGTPTPLVLLILALLVTALMSGAWVVCSRIAARLPQPGDAVAALADNPGLSALQPDATARKAIALRRSLAKFAPEELDRDDIGLVLGDVLLPGERSGQTLFASFEDTVVAFMAPRSGKTTTQSIPHALSAPGPVIATSNKADLWSAIATVRAKRTGGKIWLFDPQHITYQPQDWWWNPLAGLSTVEDAHRLAGHFVLTVDDGQKKDLWGPAAQDLLCALFLAAATSGRSLHHVAQWLDEPAVPTPIELLQKAGFQLMASSLKGTQNGAVETRDGIYQTARTAAKALRDQEILAWVTPDRDLPVFDPDAFASSRDTLYLLSKSLSAAAPLIAALTDTTMRAAERRAEQAGGRLDPPLIVTLDEAANICRIADLPQLYSHLGSRGIIPVTILQSYEQGVTVWGEPGMAALWGAATRKLIGAGIDSPRLVRDLATLIGQHDVPVRSITYSEGRASEQISLRRQDILEAADIRALPTGTALLLATGTKPALIRLRPWYAGPHAAAINQAIKTADVAIADAARRHYHRGIN; encoded by the coding sequence ATGACACGGGCGCTGGGGCCGCGGGCGTCGCTGTGGCATTCCAACGCGGGTGCCGGATGGCTGGTGCTGGCCGCCTGCTGGACGCCCATCGTCGTGCTGTGGGTCGTGTGGATCGCTGCCAAGGTGTGTGCAGTCGCGACGGGCGGGACGGTCATGCCCTTCGGCTCCGATTTCGCGGTCGCCCTCACCAAAGGCCAGACCGACACTACGTGGCCGGGAACACCGACACCGCTGGTCCTTCTCATCCTCGCGCTCCTGGTTACCGCGCTGATGAGCGGCGCCTGGGTGGTCTGCTCGCGCATAGCTGCGCGCCTGCCCCAGCCTGGAGATGCTGTCGCCGCGCTCGCCGACAACCCGGGCCTGAGCGCCCTTCAACCCGACGCGACCGCACGCAAGGCCATCGCGCTGAGACGTTCGCTCGCCAAGTTCGCCCCAGAAGAGCTGGACCGGGACGACATTGGCCTCGTCCTGGGCGACGTCCTTCTCCCCGGCGAACGTTCCGGCCAGACGTTGTTCGCCTCGTTCGAGGACACCGTGGTCGCGTTCATGGCGCCGCGGTCGGGCAAGACGACCACCCAGTCGATCCCGCACGCCCTCTCGGCGCCGGGCCCCGTCATCGCGACCAGCAATAAAGCCGATCTATGGTCAGCGATCGCCACCGTCCGCGCCAAGCGCACCGGCGGGAAGATCTGGCTGTTCGATCCGCAGCACATCACCTATCAGCCGCAAGACTGGTGGTGGAACCCGCTCGCTGGCCTGTCCACCGTCGAGGATGCCCACCGGCTCGCCGGGCACTTCGTCCTCACCGTCGACGACGGCCAGAAGAAAGACCTGTGGGGGCCCGCCGCGCAAGACCTGCTGTGCGCCTTGTTCCTGGCCGCCGCGACCTCCGGCCGCTCACTCCACCACGTAGCGCAGTGGCTGGACGAGCCAGCCGTCCCCACGCCGATCGAGCTGCTTCAGAAGGCCGGCTTCCAGCTCATGGCCTCCTCACTCAAAGGCACGCAGAACGGGGCCGTTGAGACGCGGGACGGCATCTACCAGACCGCTCGGACGGCGGCCAAGGCACTGCGCGACCAGGAAATCCTTGCCTGGGTAACCCCCGACCGCGACCTGCCGGTCTTCGACCCGGACGCGTTCGCGAGCTCCCGCGACACGCTGTATCTGCTGTCGAAGTCGCTCTCGGCGGCGGCTCCGCTGATCGCCGCGCTCACCGACACCACCATGCGCGCCGCCGAGCGCCGCGCCGAACAAGCTGGCGGACGCCTGGACCCGCCGCTCATCGTCACGCTGGACGAGGCCGCCAACATCTGCCGCATCGCCGACCTCCCGCAGCTCTACTCCCACCTCGGCTCGCGCGGCATCATCCCGGTCACCATCCTGCAGAGCTACGAGCAGGGCGTCACCGTCTGGGGCGAGCCTGGTATGGCCGCCCTGTGGGGCGCCGCAACCCGCAAACTCATCGGCGCCGGCATCGACTCGCCCCGCCTCGTCCGCGACCTGGCGACCCTCATCGGCCAGCACGACGTGCCCGTCCGGTCCATCACCTACAGCGAGGGACGCGCCAGCGAGCAGATTTCGCTGCGCCGCCAGGACATCCTCGAAGCCGCCGACATCCGCGCCCTGCCCACCGGCACCGCGCTACTGCTCGCGACGGGCACCAAACCCGCCCTCATCCGCCTGCGCCCCTGGTACGCCGGACCACACGCCGCAGCCATCAACCAGGCGATCAAGACCGCCGACGTTGCCATCGCCGATGCCGCCCGCCGCCATTACCACCGCGGCATCAACTGA
- a CDS encoding SCO6880 family protein has protein sequence MEHDIRTYGGWRRRQGIGLLGLDTTSTFIALGTAMLLVLIAATAPRILVYLIPPVLISGALSLIRVGGVPLARVVLARCRWRWGVWRGHTRYRAGVVIEHPRAFQLPGVLAPLTLLSAEDGYGGRYGIVWDRRAGLLTATLRVVPASTWLADRSDADTWVAAWGGWLAALGHMPAVRWVSVTVDTAPEPGSTLADAVDRAVVDTAPEPARVIMSELVRTAPAAAADVDTRVSITFDPKASAAGPKDLFEAVAELGRTLDGLASRLGGCGVSVLGRATAAEIAGAVRIAFDPDARGEVNRLLARPNSEEILSWADAGPVAATEHTTHFEHDGGHSVSWAWHEPPRQNVRSDVLARLVAPGPFPKRVTLQYRALPAAAASRVLQQEVNAAAFRAQFRRRTGRDETARDSWDAARARQAAAEEAMGAGVCLVSLYATVTVTDPGQLQRAVAHVEASADSAKIRLRRLWGSQAAGFATTLPCGICPPELSRRLLH, from the coding sequence GTGGAGCATGACATCCGCACCTACGGCGGCTGGCGACGCCGCCAGGGCATCGGCCTGCTCGGCCTGGACACCACCTCGACCTTCATCGCGCTCGGCACCGCGATGCTGCTCGTGCTGATCGCGGCCACCGCCCCACGGATCCTGGTCTACCTAATCCCGCCCGTCCTGATCAGTGGCGCGCTCAGCCTGATCCGGGTCGGTGGCGTGCCCCTGGCGCGCGTCGTTCTGGCGCGGTGCCGCTGGCGTTGGGGCGTGTGGCGCGGCCACACCCGCTACCGGGCCGGTGTCGTCATCGAGCACCCGCGCGCGTTCCAACTCCCGGGCGTTCTCGCGCCACTGACACTGCTCAGCGCCGAGGACGGCTACGGCGGCCGGTACGGAATCGTGTGGGACCGCCGCGCCGGCCTGCTGACCGCCACCCTCCGCGTCGTCCCCGCCTCGACGTGGCTGGCCGACCGCAGCGACGCCGACACCTGGGTCGCCGCCTGGGGCGGCTGGCTCGCCGCACTCGGGCACATGCCCGCCGTGCGCTGGGTGAGCGTGACGGTCGACACCGCGCCCGAGCCCGGCTCTACCCTCGCCGACGCCGTCGACCGCGCCGTCGTGGACACCGCGCCGGAACCGGCCCGCGTCATCATGAGCGAGCTCGTCCGCACAGCCCCCGCAGCAGCCGCCGATGTCGACACCCGCGTCTCGATCACCTTCGATCCCAAGGCGTCCGCGGCCGGCCCGAAGGACCTGTTCGAGGCGGTCGCCGAACTGGGCCGCACGCTGGACGGGCTGGCGTCACGTCTCGGTGGCTGCGGTGTGTCCGTGCTGGGACGCGCCACCGCAGCCGAGATCGCCGGGGCGGTACGGATCGCCTTCGACCCCGACGCGCGCGGTGAGGTGAACCGGCTGCTCGCCCGCCCGAACTCCGAGGAGATCCTGTCGTGGGCTGATGCCGGACCGGTCGCAGCGACCGAGCACACCACCCACTTCGAGCATGACGGCGGGCACTCGGTGAGCTGGGCGTGGCACGAGCCACCCCGTCAGAACGTGCGCTCCGACGTCCTGGCCAGGCTGGTCGCGCCCGGCCCGTTCCCCAAGCGCGTCACCCTGCAGTACCGGGCGTTGCCCGCCGCGGCGGCGAGCCGCGTCCTGCAACAGGAGGTCAACGCGGCGGCGTTCCGTGCCCAGTTCCGGCGCCGCACCGGCCGCGACGAGACCGCGCGCGACAGCTGGGACGCCGCCCGCGCCCGGCAGGCCGCCGCCGAGGAAGCCATGGGCGCCGGGGTCTGCCTGGTCTCGTTGTACGCGACCGTCACCGTCACCGATCCCGGCCAGCTTCAACGCGCCGTGGCCCATGTGGAGGCGTCGGCCGACTCGGCCAAGATTCGGCTCCGCCGCCTGTGGGGCAGCCAGGCCGCCGGATTCGCCACCACCCTGCCGTGCGGCATCTGCCCACCCGAACTGTCTCGCCGCCTCTTGCACTGA
- a CDS encoding proline-rich domain-containing protein, protein MLDEAAKSFQSAVGWLISNTAAWWVKTPSPDLEGEPAIRYLQLLVQPLTIAVAALALLAVAARMALSRKAVPLIDAGRGLVVLATVTVIGTVLPNLLLQWGDQWSGWVLNASSQGDFAKRMTQIVMMPSGTPAALVLLLCLIALIIGIIQAILLLFRGAALVILAGLLPLAAAGMITTSTRSWFTRVAGWMLALIFYKPAAAAVYATAFTLVGKGKDMRVILMGFTMMLISLIAFPVLLKFFTWTTGGTESSTGGGILGALMGSATALGALRAYGALGASGGRSDSAGEHADYLDQQLGDQSPPAQPPSTADSADQPSSPPGHPHDTSAPAGGLGHNSSDSSSPEGTGSPEAGQPAQGGHGWAPPDGGHGEPVGPTGIRAADRERRRGEDAIRWVGNGGLDGPTGAAGEGGGGGGA, encoded by the coding sequence ATGCTGGACGAGGCGGCCAAGTCGTTCCAGTCGGCGGTCGGCTGGCTGATCTCCAACACCGCCGCCTGGTGGGTCAAGACCCCCTCCCCCGACCTGGAGGGCGAGCCGGCGATCAGATACCTGCAACTCCTGGTCCAACCCCTGACGATCGCGGTCGCGGCACTGGCGTTGCTGGCGGTCGCCGCGCGCATGGCGCTGTCGCGCAAGGCGGTTCCGCTGATCGACGCCGGACGCGGCCTGGTCGTGCTCGCGACGGTCACCGTGATCGGCACCGTCCTTCCGAACCTGCTGCTGCAGTGGGGCGATCAATGGTCGGGCTGGGTGCTGAACGCGTCCTCACAGGGTGACTTCGCCAAGCGAATGACCCAGATCGTGATGATGCCGAGCGGGACACCGGCCGCGCTGGTACTCCTCCTCTGCCTCATCGCGCTGATCATCGGCATCATCCAGGCGATCCTGCTGCTGTTCCGCGGAGCGGCGCTGGTCATTTTGGCCGGGCTGCTGCCGCTGGCGGCCGCAGGCATGATCACCACTTCAACCCGATCGTGGTTCACCCGTGTGGCCGGCTGGATGCTCGCGCTGATCTTCTACAAGCCCGCCGCGGCAGCGGTGTACGCGACGGCGTTCACGCTCGTCGGCAAGGGCAAGGACATGCGCGTGATCCTGATGGGGTTCACGATGATGCTGATCAGCCTGATCGCCTTCCCTGTACTGCTGAAGTTCTTCACCTGGACGACCGGCGGCACCGAATCGAGCACCGGCGGCGGGATCCTCGGCGCGCTGATGGGCAGCGCGACCGCGTTGGGCGCGTTGCGCGCCTACGGTGCCCTGGGCGCATCGGGCGGACGGTCGGACTCGGCAGGCGAGCACGCCGACTACCTCGACCAGCAACTCGGCGACCAAAGTCCCCCAGCGCAGCCACCGTCCACCGCCGACTCCGCCGACCAGCCGTCTTCCCCGCCCGGTCACCCCCATGACACATCGGCACCGGCCGGCGGTCTCGGCCATAACTCTTCCGATTCCAGCTCCCCCGAAGGAACCGGTTCTCCTGAGGCAGGCCAGCCTGCGCAGGGCGGTCACGGGTGGGCTCCGCCTGACGGCGGTCACGGCGAACCGGTCGGTCCTACCGGCATCCGCGCGGCCGACCGTGAACGCCGCCGCGGTGAGGACGCCATCCGCTGGGTTGGCAACGGCGGTCTGGACGGACCGACCGGCGCCGCCGGGGAAGGCGGTGGCGGCGGTGGAGCATGA
- a CDS encoding helix-turn-helix domain-containing protein codes for MTETPSRDPDVLTTAELATKLGLSPQTVRRMANAGQIPALKTGKDFRYSWQAVREVLRQPHQPGETAHEPPEPKKGAGYRAQRRARTGAHNQTTQEQVSQE; via the coding sequence ATGACCGAGACACCCAGCCGCGACCCCGACGTCCTCACCACCGCCGAACTCGCGACCAAACTCGGCCTCTCGCCCCAGACCGTCCGCCGGATGGCCAACGCAGGGCAGATCCCCGCCCTCAAGACCGGCAAGGACTTCCGCTACTCCTGGCAAGCGGTCCGCGAGGTGCTGCGGCAGCCCCACCAACCGGGGGAGACCGCACATGAGCCACCCGAACCCAAGAAGGGCGCCGGATACCGCGCCCAACGCCGCGCCCGCACCGGCGCCCACAACCAGACCACCCAGGAGCAGGTCAGCCAGGAGTAG
- a CDS encoding C40 family peptidase, translating into MILLVGRNSAAGTGSELAGAPTAEAVRDIPPAYLRWYLDAASTCRGLPWNVLAAIGKIESDHGRSTAPGVHSGQNFAGAGGPMQFLAPTWAAYGIDGDHDGRKDRYNPADAIHGAANYLCANGAGKGGKHIYRAIWQYNHAHWYVRKVLAQAARYAAPTATGRGATAVRAALRWLGTPYSWGGGGPSGPTYGTAQGAGIKGFDCSGLTQYAWAQAGIRLPRVAADQYNAGTHIPRFQLQPGDLLFFAINPRNPATIHHVGIYHGRGRMIHAPHTGDVVRISQFTGNPYRERQYIGAARPAFRTTEA; encoded by the coding sequence GTGATCCTGCTCGTCGGTCGCAACTCCGCCGCAGGAACCGGCTCAGAGCTGGCAGGCGCGCCCACTGCGGAAGCCGTACGCGACATACCGCCGGCCTACCTGCGCTGGTACCTCGACGCCGCTTCTACCTGCCGCGGCCTGCCCTGGAACGTCCTGGCGGCCATCGGCAAGATCGAATCCGACCATGGCCGCTCCACCGCGCCCGGCGTCCACTCCGGCCAGAACTTCGCCGGAGCCGGCGGCCCCATGCAGTTCCTCGCTCCCACCTGGGCCGCCTACGGCATCGACGGCGACCACGACGGCCGCAAAGACCGCTACAACCCCGCCGACGCCATCCACGGCGCCGCAAACTACCTGTGCGCCAACGGCGCCGGGAAAGGCGGCAAACACATCTACCGGGCCATCTGGCAGTACAACCACGCCCACTGGTACGTCCGCAAAGTCCTGGCCCAAGCCGCCCGCTACGCCGCACCTACCGCCACCGGACGCGGCGCCACCGCCGTCCGCGCGGCCCTGCGCTGGCTCGGCACCCCCTACTCCTGGGGCGGCGGAGGCCCCTCCGGCCCCACCTACGGCACCGCCCAAGGAGCCGGCATCAAAGGCTTCGACTGCTCCGGCCTCACCCAGTACGCCTGGGCACAAGCCGGCATCCGCCTACCCCGAGTCGCCGCCGACCAGTACAACGCCGGAACCCACATCCCCAGGTTTCAACTCCAGCCCGGAGACCTGCTCTTCTTCGCCATCAACCCCCGCAATCCCGCCACCATCCACCACGTCGGGATCTATCACGGCCGCGGTCGCATGATCCACGCCCCCCACACCGGCGATGTCGTCCGCATCTCCCAATTCACCGGCAACCCCTACCGCGAACGCCAATACATCGGCGCCGCCCGCCCCGCATTCCGCACCACAGAAGCCTGA
- a CDS encoding helix-turn-helix domain-containing protein encodes MYTVEQVAEILQVGRDKVYMLLRSGRLRSIKIDRLRRITDRQLDDFIASVEHVW; translated from the coding sequence GTGTACACCGTGGAGCAGGTCGCCGAGATCCTGCAGGTCGGCCGCGACAAGGTGTACATGCTGCTCCGGTCCGGACGCCTGCGCAGTATCAAGATCGACCGATTGCGACGGATCACCGATCGACAACTCGACGACTTCATCGCCTCAGTGGAGCACGTTTGGTAA